In Haematobia irritans isolate KBUSLIRL chromosome 1, ASM5000362v1, whole genome shotgun sequence, a genomic segment contains:
- the LOC142221471 gene encoding uncharacterized protein LOC142221471 has product MEEQIDRICCLSSAAAPKGKTFGERTEEVIDDAFQICYEQIETPPRKKKDVAVVTPNRLERSQEVIVTPDERKSEKRLREDENNMSSTYKERKSFADEQLNLIRLQLKSSEESVLAAEENANAAREISNAAKEIAICAKEMAISNKILASAAEKIANSAENSVKVIKEL; this is encoded by the coding sequence ATGGAGGAACAAATTGACCGAATTTGCTGTTTATCTTCAGCTGCAGCTCCAAAAGGAAAAACATTTGGTGAGAGaactgaagaagtaattgatgATGCATTCCAAATCTGCTATGAGCAAATAGAAACACCGCCAAGGAAAAAAAAAGACGTTGCCGTTGTAACGCCAAATAGATTGGAGAGGTCACAAGAAGTAATCGTTACACCTGATGAAAGAAAAAGCGAAAAGAGACTACGAGAAGACGAAAATAACATGAGTTCAACATATAAAGAGAGAAAAAGCTTTGCAGATGAACAGTTGAATCTCATACGTTTGCAGTTAAAATCAAGCGAAGAATCTGTGTTAGCAGCAGAAGAAAATGCAAATGCGGCCAGAGAGATTTCAAATGCCGCAAAAGAAATCgcaatatgtgcaaaagaaatggcgatttccaataaaatattggcctcaGCAGCCGAAAAAATTGCTAATAGTGCGGAAAACTCTGTGAAAGTCATAAAGGAGTTATAA